From Micromonospora echinospora:
GCAACGGACTGCGCCGGCTCGGCTTCGACGCGGTGGCCACGCGCTTCTACGACGAACACGTCGAGGCCGACGCCGTGCACGAGCAGATCGCCGCGCACGACATGTGCGGCGGGCTGGTTCGGGCCGAGCCGGCGCTCGCGTCCGACGTGCTGTTCGGCGCCGCCGCCGCGCTGGCGGTGGACGGCCTGTTCGCCGCGCACCTCCTCACCGCCTGGTCGGCCGGGCGGTCGTCGCTGCGCCCACCCCACCACGCCCTCGCGGCAGCCTGACCCGCGCACCCCCTACTCCCGCGATCTTGCAGTTCGGGCCCCATGAGTGCCCGGTTCGGGAGGTTTTCCGGGTCCCGAAGTGCAAGATCGGCGGGCGGGCGGGCGGGCGGGCGGGCGGGCGGGGTGGGGTGGGGTCAGGCCTCGCGGTCGCTGCCGGCCCGGAAACCCGCCACCTTGTGCGTGCCGTCGCAGAACGGCTTGATCGCGCTCTTGCCGCACCGGCACAGCGCCACCGTGCCCCGGCGCGTCTCGATCGGCGTCCCGTCGGGCGTGACGAGCGCGAAGTCGCCGCGCACCAGCAGTGGTCCGTCCCGGTACGGGGTGATGGTCGCCGCCGGGGTGCTCTCGTCGTCGGGCATGCGCCCTGCAGTGCCCGTCCCGGTCCGGCCCAAACCCGCGTCCGAGCGCCGTTGCGCCCACGACGGCGGGCGCGCGGCGCGACGGCGTAGCTGGGTGCCGCGGGCGGTGCGGCCATGGGGCGGGCCTTGGTCCTCACCAGTGGGGAGATGCCCCGTTTAGACCCCAGAGGGACGGGAAGCCGGGCCGCGTGGTGAGCGAACGAGTCGAACGGACGCCGGTCAGCGGCGCCGGGCTGCCCGCGGAGCGGGTGGTGGCGGCCGGCAGCGCCGCCCGGATCCTGGTCGCCGTGACCGCCCGGGCGCTGCGCGGCGACGACTGCGGCGACCTGGGCCACCCGCGTGCGCTGTCCCGCCTCACCGGCGCGCCCGAGCCGGTACGCCGCGCCGCCGCCGTCCGGGCCGCCGGGCGTGCGGCGCTCACCGCCGCCCAGGTCGCCGCCGTGGACGCCGAACGGGTGGCCGGATGGTTCGCCGGGCAGTACCCGGACCGGCGCTGGCCCGGGGTGGTGCTCGGCTCGCCGCACGGTGCCGCCGCCCACCTCGCGGTGGCGCTCGGCGTGCCCTGGCTGCCGGCCGGCTTCGAGGTCGCCGCCCAGTGGAGCCGGGGCGCTGTGGACCGCCCGGACGCCGCGTACGACCACGGGGTCCCGCTGGCCGACCGGCTGCTCACCGGCAACCCCAGGGTGCACGTACGGCAGGTGCACTGCCCGGCCAGCCGGGGCGCGGCAGCCGGCGCGGTGGTGACGTTCGCGGTCCGCTGGCGCGCGCTGCCCCGGGCGTACGCGCGTTTCCTGGCCGACCGGCTGGAACCGGCGGCGCCGGTGCTGCTGCTGCACGACGCCCGGACCTGGCCGGTGCGCGACGGCGGCGACGGGCACAGCTTCCAGGCCGGCTGCCCGGCCGGCGGGCTGGACCCGGTCGACTTCCACCCCGACGCCCGCGCGTTGGGCCAGGTGCTGCGCGCCGCCGGCGGGGACGAGGCGCGCTGGGCGGCGCCGGAGGTGACGGTGGCGGGCGCGTTCGCCGAACACGGAGTGGAGTCCGGTTTCGAGCACGACGCCCGCTCCTGGGGCGATCGGCACGGGCATCCGCTGTACCGGGTGGTCGTGCCGCAGCCGGACGCGCTGAGCGCGGTGACTGCCGACCTGTACCGGCGCTGGCTGCGGCGGGCCGGTAAGACCGGGGACCGGCTGGTGGTGGAGTGCGGTCGGCTGCTCGATCCGGGACAGGTGCTGCGGGCCGGTCTGGTGCCCTACTGGTGCGAGAACGCCACCGCGCGCCGGGTGGCGGGCGTCGAGTGGTGGCTGGCCGGCAGCGAGCCGTTCAGCTCGGTGGACGTGCTGGCCGAGCCGCCCGGCCTGCGCTCGCCCGCGCACGCGGGGCTGCCGCAGTGGCTCGCCGTGGCGGGGTTCGGGCGCCGCCGCCGGGCGCTGGACCGGGGTGCCGCGCGCGGGTATCCGGTCGCCTCGGTACCCACCCGACGTGCCACGGAGGTGTTGCGCAACCAGCCCTGCGACCTGCCCGCGCCGCCGCCGTTGCGGATGGCCGACGCCCTCGCCGCGCTCCGCGACGCCGGTGCCCACCAGGGCCTGCTGGTCTGCTGACGCGCCCGCCGGTGACGGCGCGCCGGGCATCCTGGCGAAACATCCTCGCGATCCTGCGGTCCGTGATTGAGTACCTACGGAGCGGGAAGAACGCTCGCCGCGGAACGGCCCACACGCCGTGCGGCGAACGGCCACCGCTTTCGACGTACTCCGTCACGTAACCCAACTTCCTCACCCGGTGCGTGGTCCGACCACGCGCACGACCGGTTACGACCGGGCGGGGACCTTCGGCGAGGGGGGCGCGGATGTTCGGACAGACCACCACACCCAGACCCACACCACCGACCACCGACCGGGGCCTGGAGGACCTGGACGCCGCGGCGCTCGCGTACGCGGCCCGG
This genomic window contains:
- a CDS encoding CDGSH iron-sulfur domain-containing protein — protein: MPDDESTPAATITPYRDGPLLVRGDFALVTPDGTPIETRRGTVALCRCGKSAIKPFCDGTHKVAGFRAGSDREA